In the Devosia sp. SL43 genome, one interval contains:
- a CDS encoding carbohydrate ABC transporter permease codes for MSRFFNSLRDGVGFDLILVGAALLFLLALAGLPLVYNVLMSFQQVDMFTLGTLIRPWAGFSNYVAVVQQPEFWLVTKNTLIFVFASMGGQFILGFALAIFFAQKFPGASTIRGLFLVSWVMPGLVVGAIWSWILAGDFGVLNTVLKAVGLIDGTVFWKSDPAFSIWAVVIANIWLGLAFNMLLLSVGLAAIPRDLYEAAELDGANAFQRFWTITLPMMRSTIGAVLSLGLIGTLQQFDLFPAITEGGPANTSTVAGYWSWQMSFQLYDFAKGATISVMMFLLVLFASIIYVRSTRHEVRG; via the coding sequence ATGTCCCGGTTCTTCAACAGCCTGCGCGATGGCGTCGGGTTCGATCTGATCCTGGTAGGGGCGGCTTTGCTGTTCTTGTTGGCACTGGCCGGCTTGCCGCTGGTCTATAACGTGCTGATGAGCTTCCAGCAGGTGGACATGTTCACCCTGGGCACGCTGATCCGGCCATGGGCTGGCTTTTCCAACTATGTCGCTGTGGTGCAGCAGCCCGAATTCTGGCTGGTGACCAAGAATACCCTCATCTTTGTGTTTGCCTCGATGGGTGGGCAGTTCATTCTCGGCTTCGCGCTGGCGATCTTCTTCGCGCAGAAATTCCCGGGCGCTTCGACCATCCGTGGGCTGTTCCTCGTGTCCTGGGTGATGCCGGGCCTGGTGGTCGGCGCCATCTGGAGCTGGATCCTGGCCGGCGACTTCGGCGTGCTCAACACCGTGCTCAAGGCGGTTGGGCTGATCGATGGCACGGTGTTCTGGAAGTCGGACCCGGCGTTTTCGATCTGGGCCGTTGTCATTGCCAATATCTGGCTCGGGCTGGCCTTCAACATGCTGCTGCTGTCCGTTGGGCTCGCCGCGATTCCGCGCGATCTCTACGAGGCCGCCGAACTTGACGGCGCCAATGCCTTCCAGCGCTTCTGGACCATCACCCTGCCCATGATGCGCTCGACCATCGGCGCAGTTCTGTCGCTCGGGCTGATCGGCACCCTGCAGCAGTTCGATCTGTTTCCCGCCATTACCGAGGGAGGCCCAGCCAATACGTCGACGGTGGCGGGCTACTGGTCGTGGCAGATGAGTTTCCAGCTTTATGATTTCGCCAAGGGTGCGACGATTTCGGTGATGATGTTCCTGCTCGTGCTGTTCGCCTCGATCATCTATGTCCGCTCGACCCGCCACGAGGTGCGCGGATGA
- a CDS encoding ABC transporter substrate-binding protein — protein sequence MKLKHLGLLAGVAIGAMSMAAPAMAQVTLKIWSIDGNDRVGIADTFSKEFDEANEDIVVEYRIVPFDDLVNETLRAFATGNAPDIVSFDNPDFALFSSRGAMLDITDRIAASEVIKAENYFEGPLNSVTWDGKYFGIPKYTDTIGIFYNKDLFAKAGITEPPKTWAEFAEYAEKLTDPANNVYGATFSARAGEEGTFQFLPIIQEAGGNYDNVNVDGAVEVLDLWKKIVDNGWASKDVLSLGQWDSTGTFNSGNAAMAISGPWEIDRMVSDAKFDWGVALLPTITDGGTRSSALGGFDWGIMSTTKHPDEAFRALEYFAAQDHRIFEEFGNIPARSDIELPVTGIALKDEALKVFQEQLQFAQPRGPHPEWQKISKAIYDAMQQALTGQISAKDALDQAQATIKGIVG from the coding sequence ATGAAGCTGAAACATCTCGGCCTGTTGGCCGGCGTCGCGATCGGCGCAATGAGCATGGCCGCTCCGGCCATGGCGCAAGTCACGCTCAAGATCTGGTCGATCGACGGCAATGACCGCGTCGGTATCGCCGACACGTTCTCCAAGGAATTCGATGAAGCCAACGAGGATATTGTTGTCGAATACCGCATCGTCCCCTTCGACGACCTGGTGAACGAGACGCTGCGCGCCTTCGCCACCGGCAATGCCCCAGATATCGTGTCGTTCGACAACCCTGACTTCGCGCTGTTCTCGTCGCGCGGTGCCATGCTCGACATCACCGACCGCATTGCGGCTTCGGAGGTCATCAAGGCCGAGAACTATTTCGAAGGCCCGCTGAACTCGGTGACCTGGGATGGCAAGTATTTCGGCATCCCGAAATACACCGACACCATCGGCATCTTCTACAACAAGGACCTGTTCGCCAAGGCCGGTATCACCGAGCCGCCGAAGACCTGGGCTGAGTTTGCCGAATATGCCGAAAAGCTGACCGACCCGGCTAACAACGTCTATGGCGCAACCTTCTCGGCCCGTGCTGGCGAAGAAGGCACGTTCCAGTTCCTGCCGATCATCCAGGAAGCCGGCGGCAACTATGACAACGTCAATGTCGATGGCGCTGTCGAAGTTCTCGACCTGTGGAAGAAGATCGTCGACAACGGTTGGGCGTCCAAGGACGTGCTGAGCCTGGGCCAGTGGGATTCCACCGGCACGTTCAATTCGGGCAATGCGGCCATGGCCATTTCCGGCCCATGGGAAATCGACCGCATGGTCTCCGATGCCAAGTTCGACTGGGGCGTGGCTTTGCTGCCCACGATCACCGATGGCGGCACGCGCTCGTCGGCTCTGGGCGGGTTCGACTGGGGTATCATGTCGACCACCAAGCACCCGGACGAAGCCTTCCGCGCGCTCGAATACTTCGCGGCCCAGGATCACCGCATCTTCGAAGAATTCGGCAACATCCCGGCTCGCAGCGATATCGAGCTGCCGGTGACCGGCATCGCGCTGAAAGACGAGGCACTGAAGGTGTTCCAGGAACAGCTCCAGTTCGCCCAGCCGCGCGGTCCGCATCCGGAATGGCAGAAGATCTCCAAGGCCATCTATGATGCCATGCAGCAGGCCCTGACCGGCCAGATCTCCGCCAAGGACGCGCTCGACCAGGCGCAGGCCACGATCAAGGGCATCGTCGGCTAA
- a CDS encoding sugar phosphate isomerase/epimerase family protein, whose translation MTNPAKSIRIGTMIQATAGKAAENIAAIADLGFESFEPFFWQTTNGQDLAELGKRSLEAIGNRDITISTIGMFGNPLEDQEMDRQTLQGWKDCIDNAHHFGATCVAGFTGRVRNKPLTDSLPAYKQVWSELAKRAADKGVKIAFENCAMDGNWATGDWNIAHNPDAWELMFNETPDDNIGLEWEPCHQMVYLIDPLPQIRKWAHKFFHVHGKDATIRWEVIKEHGIFGKEKFVFMRTPGFGDTNWTDVISELRLAGYEGSIDIEGWHDPVYRGDLEMTGQVRGLNYLKNCRGGDYIAAAG comes from the coding sequence GTGACCAACCCAGCCAAGTCCATCCGCATCGGCACCATGATCCAGGCAACAGCCGGCAAGGCGGCCGAGAACATTGCCGCCATTGCCGATCTGGGCTTTGAGAGTTTTGAGCCGTTCTTCTGGCAGACCACCAATGGCCAGGATTTGGCCGAGCTGGGCAAGCGGTCGCTCGAGGCCATCGGCAATCGCGACATCACCATTTCCACCATCGGCATGTTCGGCAATCCGCTCGAGGACCAGGAGATGGACCGCCAGACCCTGCAGGGCTGGAAGGATTGCATCGACAACGCCCATCATTTCGGCGCCACCTGCGTCGCCGGCTTTACCGGCCGCGTGCGCAACAAGCCGCTGACCGACAGCCTGCCCGCCTATAAGCAGGTTTGGAGCGAACTGGCCAAGCGGGCAGCCGACAAGGGCGTCAAGATCGCGTTCGAAAACTGCGCCATGGATGGCAACTGGGCGACGGGCGACTGGAACATCGCGCACAATCCCGATGCTTGGGAACTGATGTTCAACGAGACGCCGGACGACAATATCGGGCTCGAATGGGAGCCCTGCCACCAGATGGTCTATCTGATCGACCCGCTGCCGCAGATCCGCAAATGGGCGCACAAGTTCTTCCATGTGCATGGCAAGGACGCGACCATCCGCTGGGAAGTGATCAAGGAGCACGGCATCTTCGGCAAGGAGAAGTTCGTGTTCATGCGGACGCCGGGTTTCGGCGACACCAACTGGACCGACGTGATCTCCGAACTGCGTCTGGCCGGCTATGAAGGCTCCATCGACATCGAAGGCTGGCACGACCCGGTCTATCGCGGCGACCTCGAAATGACCGGGCAGGTCCGCGGTCTCAACTATCTCAAGAATTGTCGGGGCGGCGACTACATCGCCGCAGCCGGCTAG
- a CDS encoding Gfo/Idh/MocA family protein — MVFKAVLAGCGAMSKGWLSAVAEHPLLKGRVEIVGLVDLHQPTAEARATEFGLADAVIGSDLDAVLAATKPDLLFDVVVPSARAGVVATALKHGCHVLSEKPMAASLEAGRDLVAQAAAAGRVHAVVQNRRFISGVRRIRRMIESGVLGEVTALHCDFFIGAHFGGFREEMENVLLLDMAIHTLDAARFMAGVAPKAVYCLETNPRGSWYGHGAAANAIFEFEDGVVFNYRGSWAAEGANTSWESAWRIVGTKGTLLWDGYDAFEAKVVAGDEGFFRELKTVDVPEPADIDQTHGHASVLAEFLDAIEAGRSPETASNDNIKSLAMVFAAIESAKTRQRVTISV, encoded by the coding sequence TTGGTATTCAAGGCCGTACTTGCGGGTTGCGGAGCTATGTCCAAGGGCTGGTTGTCGGCGGTTGCCGAGCATCCATTGCTCAAGGGCAGGGTGGAGATTGTCGGTCTGGTCGATCTGCACCAGCCGACTGCCGAAGCGCGCGCCACCGAATTTGGCCTGGCCGACGCCGTCATCGGCTCGGACCTTGATGCCGTGCTCGCCGCCACCAAGCCAGACCTGCTGTTTGATGTCGTGGTGCCGTCGGCTCGGGCTGGCGTTGTGGCCACCGCGTTGAAGCACGGATGTCATGTGCTGAGCGAAAAGCCGATGGCGGCGAGCCTCGAGGCTGGTCGCGACCTGGTTGCACAGGCGGCGGCGGCAGGGCGGGTGCATGCCGTGGTGCAGAATCGTCGATTTATCTCGGGCGTGCGGCGCATTCGGCGGATGATCGAGAGCGGGGTGCTTGGCGAGGTCACGGCCCTGCATTGCGACTTCTTCATCGGCGCGCATTTCGGCGGTTTCCGCGAAGAGATGGAAAACGTGCTCTTGCTGGATATGGCGATCCATACGCTGGACGCTGCGCGGTTCATGGCCGGCGTGGCGCCCAAGGCGGTCTATTGCCTCGAAACCAATCCGCGTGGCTCCTGGTATGGGCATGGCGCGGCGGCTAATGCCATCTTCGAATTCGAAGACGGTGTGGTGTTCAACTATCGCGGTTCGTGGGCCGCTGAGGGGGCCAATACGAGCTGGGAAAGCGCCTGGCGCATCGTCGGCACCAAGGGCACGCTGCTCTGGGACGGCTATGACGCGTTCGAGGCCAAGGTGGTCGCTGGCGACGAAGGGTTCTTCCGTGAACTTAAGACCGTCGACGTGCCTGAGCCTGCCGATATCGACCAGACGCATGGCCATGCCAGCGTGCTGGCGGAATTCCTCGACGCGATCGAGGCGGGGCGGTCGCCCGAGACGGCCAGCAACGACAATATCAAGAGCCTGGCCATGGTGTTTGCCGCGATTGAAAGCGCCAAGACCCGCCAGCGCGTGACCATTTCAGTCTAG
- a CDS encoding LacI family DNA-binding transcriptional regulator: protein MKGIRRLAQQLDISIGTVSRALNGKPDVNEQTRQRVLEAAASMGYVPNQAGRALRKGSTGVVGFMMQTGSQITGEGDVFFMRVFDGVQAVFARHHLDLVALLCSSEEDPDDYLQRVVARGFADALIISATKRDDHRIDFLAERKIPFIALGRSLTDAGQPWLDLDFEGIAKVGVDRLVAKGHRRIGIFAPTDDTNLGFVFIDSYRQALESHGVAFDSGMIFREYPNERGGYQIAQRIAAMPPHQRPTGFLLINEKMSVGLYKGLLDSGLLPGRDIAIIGRDSPHANYLTPKLTCFRLSLRDLGISLAESLLATMPAYADQYPLGVVRKIVPLELVEGDSDDFAPT, encoded by the coding sequence ATGAAGGGCATACGGCGCCTGGCGCAGCAGCTCGACATCTCGATCGGCACCGTCTCCCGCGCTCTCAATGGCAAGCCCGATGTCAACGAGCAAACACGCCAGCGTGTGCTCGAAGCGGCCGCCAGCATGGGCTATGTGCCCAATCAGGCTGGACGCGCCCTTCGCAAGGGCTCCACGGGCGTGGTCGGCTTCATGATGCAGACCGGTAGCCAGATCACCGGCGAGGGCGACGTGTTTTTCATGCGCGTCTTCGACGGTGTGCAGGCCGTGTTTGCGCGCCACCACCTCGATCTGGTGGCTTTGCTGTGTTCGTCCGAGGAGGATCCGGACGACTACCTGCAGCGCGTCGTTGCCCGCGGCTTCGCCGACGCGCTCATCATCTCGGCCACCAAGCGTGACGATCACCGAATCGACTTTCTTGCCGAGCGGAAAATCCCTTTTATCGCCCTGGGCCGCAGCCTCACCGATGCCGGGCAACCATGGCTCGATCTCGACTTTGAGGGCATAGCCAAAGTTGGTGTCGACCGGCTCGTCGCCAAGGGCCACCGACGCATCGGTATCTTCGCACCGACGGACGATACCAATCTGGGATTCGTCTTCATTGACAGCTATCGCCAGGCTCTTGAGAGCCATGGCGTAGCCTTTGATTCCGGCATGATCTTTCGCGAATATCCCAATGAGCGCGGTGGCTATCAAATTGCGCAGCGCATCGCCGCCATGCCCCCGCACCAGCGACCCACCGGCTTTCTGCTGATCAACGAAAAGATGTCGGTCGGCTTATACAAGGGACTGCTCGACTCCGGCCTCCTGCCCGGGCGGGACATCGCCATTATCGGTCGCGACAGCCCGCACGCAAACTACCTGACGCCCAAGCTGACCTGCTTCCGCCTGTCGCTGCGCGACCTCGGCATCAGTCTGGCTGAATCCCTGCTCGCCACCATGCCGGCCTATGCCGATCAATATCCGCTCGGCGTCGTCCGCAAGATCGTGCCCCTCGAACTCGTCGAAGGCGACAGCGACGACTTCGCGCCTACATGA
- a CDS encoding YciI family protein — protein MKFMTLVKTTREIGPPPVALMMAIGQLGQDAAAAGVLVTQGGLMGKEQSAFVSIRRTAITVIDGPFAETKELIGGYAIYELPDMAAALEWTERFARLHVEHWPEWEGEIEVRPIM, from the coding sequence ATGAAGTTCATGACGCTGGTGAAGACGACGCGCGAGATCGGACCACCGCCGGTGGCGCTGATGATGGCGATTGGTCAACTGGGGCAAGACGCGGCGGCGGCCGGCGTGCTGGTGACGCAGGGCGGGCTGATGGGCAAGGAGCAGAGCGCGTTCGTCTCGATCCGTCGAACGGCGATCACCGTCATCGATGGGCCGTTTGCCGAAACCAAGGAACTGATTGGCGGCTACGCGATCTATGAGCTGCCGGACATGGCGGCGGCCTTGGAGTGGACCGAGCGGTTCGCGCGGTTGCATGTCGAGCATTGGCCGGAATGGGAAGGCGAGATCGAGGTAAGACCGATCATGTAG
- a CDS encoding LysR family transcriptional regulator, protein MFFMSSGVAWDDQRIFLAVLEEGSLSGAARRLGLSHPTVRSRIEALEQGVGTVLFTRSVNGLVPTETAEALREPARTMAMASDLFVRQASAPSGEIAGTVRISMADIMGTEVVPAMLRNLRIQHPAIRVELSLSNAAADLLGQEVDIAVRTMTPRQAALVARKVPPVEIALFASLDYVDRRGLPSGLDDLVNHDMIGPDRNRADLALAERFGPGLSRIAIRTDSHPAQLAAARAGLGIAVAQVPVGESDPKLVRVLPDFVLHVLDTWIVTHENLAQVPRVRAVFDALVAGFEARGRKLFVEPLLSRSSPGQRGSGAPEQLEI, encoded by the coding sequence ATGTTTTTTATGAGCAGCGGTGTGGCGTGGGACGATCAGCGGATATTTCTGGCGGTGCTGGAAGAGGGGAGCCTCTCTGGGGCCGCGCGTCGTCTGGGGCTGTCGCATCCCACGGTGCGAAGCCGCATTGAGGCATTGGAGCAGGGCGTGGGGACGGTGCTGTTCACGCGCTCCGTCAATGGGTTGGTGCCAACCGAGACGGCAGAGGCTTTGCGGGAGCCGGCGCGGACCATGGCGATGGCATCGGACCTGTTCGTGCGGCAGGCCTCGGCGCCATCGGGCGAAATTGCTGGAACCGTGCGGATCAGCATGGCCGATATCATGGGGACCGAAGTGGTGCCGGCTATGCTGCGGAATCTGCGGATTCAGCACCCCGCCATTCGGGTGGAATTGTCGCTCAGCAACGCTGCGGCTGACCTGTTGGGGCAAGAGGTCGACATTGCCGTGCGGACCATGACACCCAGGCAGGCGGCGCTGGTGGCCCGCAAGGTGCCGCCGGTCGAGATCGCGCTGTTCGCGTCACTGGATTATGTCGATCGGCGGGGCCTGCCTAGTGGTCTCGACGATCTGGTCAACCACGACATGATCGGGCCCGACCGCAACCGTGCCGACCTGGCGCTTGCAGAGCGGTTCGGGCCAGGGCTCAGCCGCATCGCGATCCGGACCGACAGCCACCCTGCACAACTGGCGGCGGCGCGGGCCGGATTGGGGATAGCGGTGGCGCAGGTGCCGGTCGGCGAGAGTGACCCGAAGCTGGTGCGCGTGCTGCCCGATTTCGTGCTGCATGTGCTCGACACGTGGATCGTGACGCATGAAAACCTGGCGCAGGTGCCGCGGGTGCGCGCAGTGTTCGATGCGCTGGTGGCGGGGTTCGAAGCGCGTGGGCGAAAATTGTTTGTCGAACCGCTGCTCAGCCGCTCGTCGCCAGGGCAGCGGGGCAGTGGTGCGCCAGAACAGTTGGAGATTTGA
- a CDS encoding NAD(P)H-binding protein, protein MERNKTALVLGATGGSGGAIASALIRHGWQVRGMARDAQAARKDNARIEWVSGDAMQRDDVIAAAAGVSLIVHGVNPPNYANWEKLVLPMIDNTIAAARAAGGARILLPGTIYNFDPARTPLLSATSPQHPRSRKGAIRVQLERRLEQAAPEVPSLILRAGDFFGPGSRSSWFAMAMLTPSKPVTRIVSMTKTGGHSWAYLPDLAETAARLLDVEERLLPFERVQFEGLYDASGNDLIDAVKRAIGSDVATSSFPWWAMHLAAPFGGFPREASEIAQYWKHPVRLDNSRLTELIGPEPRTPLDAAMRATLIDMNCLPQALDTATSLA, encoded by the coding sequence ATGGAACGCAACAAGACAGCCCTCGTCCTCGGCGCAACTGGCGGCAGCGGCGGCGCCATCGCGTCAGCCCTCATCCGCCACGGCTGGCAGGTGCGCGGCATGGCCCGCGACGCCCAGGCCGCCCGCAAGGACAATGCCCGCATCGAGTGGGTTTCGGGTGACGCCATGCAACGCGACGACGTCATCGCCGCAGCGGCAGGCGTCAGCCTCATCGTCCATGGCGTCAATCCACCGAACTACGCCAATTGGGAAAAGCTGGTGCTGCCGATGATCGACAACACCATCGCCGCTGCCCGCGCCGCCGGAGGCGCCCGCATCCTGCTTCCCGGCACCATCTACAATTTCGATCCGGCCCGCACGCCACTGCTGTCGGCCACGAGCCCGCAGCACCCACGCAGCCGCAAGGGCGCCATCCGCGTCCAGCTCGAAAGGCGCCTCGAACAGGCCGCACCCGAAGTCCCGTCGCTGATCCTGCGCGCCGGCGATTTCTTCGGCCCCGGCAGCCGCTCCAGCTGGTTTGCCATGGCCATGTTGACACCCAGCAAGCCCGTGACCCGGATCGTCAGCATGACAAAGACCGGTGGACACAGCTGGGCCTACCTGCCCGACCTCGCCGAAACCGCTGCCCGGCTGCTCGACGTCGAAGAGCGTCTCCTGCCCTTCGAGCGCGTCCAATTCGAAGGCCTCTACGATGCCTCCGGCAACGACCTCATCGACGCGGTCAAACGCGCCATTGGCTCGGATGTCGCGACCTCGTCCTTCCCCTGGTGGGCCATGCATCTGGCAGCCCCCTTCGGCGGCTTCCCGCGCGAGGCTTCGGAAATCGCCCAATACTGGAAGCACCCCGTCCGCCTCGACAATAGCCGCCTCACCGAGCTGATCGGCCCCGAACCGCGCACCCCGCTCGACGCCGCCATGCGCGCCACCCTTATCGACATGAATTGCCTGCCGCAGGCCCTCGATACCGCAACGTCGCTCGCCTGA
- a CDS encoding alpha/beta hydrolase family protein, which produces MSIQSTKSAAVAVAFALLVSTTFAAETVVDLPEGIKATLSTPDTGATGQAVVMLHGFGSSRDEVGGLFAMQAAALAAQGIASLRIDFRGYGESTGDMADTTLEGMTADAEAARSYLAGIDGVDADRIGVIGYSFGAAIAMLEPDAFKSVVVWGQMGDLQAEFHEFLGQEFYDTAKTEGIASVDLGWRVISLKQAFFDSVATHDLADRFAGYTGPFLTIAGEDDPAAAYFDQYVGLAAGKTEAVVIPGADHMLGVFSEQPEIGQQVIDKTTAWLQETL; this is translated from the coding sequence ATGTCGATCCAGAGCACCAAATCCGCCGCCGTCGCCGTTGCTTTCGCCCTGCTTGTTAGCACCACCTTCGCCGCCGAGACCGTGGTCGACCTGCCCGAGGGCATCAAGGCAACCCTGTCTACGCCCGATACCGGCGCGACCGGCCAGGCCGTGGTCATGCTGCATGGTTTCGGCAGCTCCCGCGACGAAGTCGGCGGCCTCTTTGCCATGCAGGCCGCCGCCCTCGCCGCCCAGGGCATTGCCTCGCTCCGCATCGACTTCCGCGGTTATGGCGAAAGCACTGGCGACATGGCTGACACCACGCTCGAGGGCATGACTGCCGATGCCGAGGCCGCCCGCTCCTATCTCGCCGGTATCGACGGCGTGGACGCCGACCGCATCGGCGTCATCGGCTACAGCTTCGGCGCCGCCATCGCCATGCTCGAACCGGACGCTTTCAAGTCGGTCGTCGTCTGGGGCCAGATGGGTGATCTGCAGGCCGAGTTCCACGAATTCCTCGGCCAGGAGTTCTACGACACAGCCAAAACCGAGGGCATTGCCAGCGTCGACCTGGGCTGGCGTGTGATCTCGCTCAAGCAGGCCTTCTTCGACAGCGTCGCTACCCACGATCTCGCCGACCGCTTCGCCGGCTATACCGGACCGTTCCTGACCATTGCCGGTGAGGACGACCCTGCTGCCGCCTATTTCGACCAGTATGTCGGCCTCGCCGCCGGCAAGACCGAGGCCGTGGTGATCCCTGGCGCCGACCACATGCTGGGCGTCTTCAGCGAACAGCCCGAGATCGGCCAGCAGGTCATCGACAAGACCACCGCCTGGCTGCAGGAAACGCTCTAA
- a CDS encoding helix-turn-helix domain-containing protein yields the protein MRDVVKLDGWSSPVVESVTRTTFSGDGSILLQPDGCWDFVIMKTQDVAMVLRTGLTTRSFEHHYRDGDEVLSIAFKPSVYMPLMPGERMLDEGVLLETIGRDRFWLGTEVMEIPTLETADSFVAHLLANSAVEDNTLVASVVSGHPMAMSERTMQRHFLKTTGLTYKAFTQIERAQQAISLLQRGRPAADVAFALGYSDQPHMIRSLKAIMSQTPRQIAGG from the coding sequence ATGCGCGATGTCGTAAAACTGGATGGCTGGTCATCTCCCGTCGTGGAGTCGGTGACCCGCACCACATTCTCCGGCGATGGGTCGATCCTGCTGCAACCCGATGGCTGTTGGGACTTCGTCATCATGAAGACCCAGGATGTGGCGATGGTGCTGCGCACCGGCCTGACCACAAGGTCTTTCGAACACCACTATCGCGACGGTGACGAAGTCCTGTCCATCGCCTTCAAGCCCAGCGTCTACATGCCGCTCATGCCCGGCGAACGCATGCTGGACGAAGGCGTTCTGCTCGAGACCATCGGTCGCGACCGCTTCTGGCTGGGCACCGAAGTCATGGAAATCCCAACGCTCGAAACGGCCGACAGCTTCGTCGCCCATCTCCTCGCCAACAGTGCAGTCGAGGACAATACCCTGGTCGCCTCGGTCGTCTCGGGCCACCCCATGGCCATGTCCGAGCGCACCATGCAGCGCCATTTCCTTAAGACCACTGGCCTCACCTACAAGGCTTTCACCCAGATCGAACGCGCCCAGCAGGCAATCTCGCTGCTGCAGCGGGGCCGCCCAGCCGCCGATGTCGCCTTCGCCCTGGGCTATTCCGACCAGCCCCACATGATCCGCTCCCTCAAAGCAATCATGAGCCAAACGCCCAGGCAAATTGCTGGCGGATAA
- a CDS encoding epoxide hydrolase family protein: MTNVTPFTIAIPEAKLADLNQRLANTILASEIPNSGWSYGPSAAFVTRAIDRLRNGFDWRAHEAAINQHPQFTTEIDGQTIHFLHVKSGTPKATPLLLLHGWPGSFVEFLDVIAPLTAAGFDLVIPSLPGFGFSGPTKESGWNDSRIANALLELMTRIGYQRFGVQGGDAGAVIAPAIARAAPDRVIGVHVNAATMGFIPMGPIEPSEFPTFTDAERTRLQRLQQFMAERFGFNVLQSSRPQTVAYGISDSPSGLIAWLGDMFAGFGDSPDAIDVDKFLTNVLVYWFSGTAASSIRLYYENAHDPEAWSPKPNSGVPTGVAVFGRDEVAIRRFAEGGNTIARWTELDTGGHFAALEVPEVWAKEVVSFFSGLKR, from the coding sequence ATGACCAACGTGACCCCCTTCACCATCGCCATCCCGGAAGCCAAGCTGGCTGACCTGAACCAGCGCCTCGCCAACACCATTCTCGCCAGCGAAATCCCCAATTCCGGCTGGAGCTACGGCCCCTCCGCTGCCTTCGTCACCCGCGCCATCGATCGCCTGCGCAATGGCTTCGACTGGCGCGCCCACGAAGCCGCGATCAACCAGCATCCCCAGTTCACCACCGAGATCGACGGCCAGACCATCCACTTCCTGCACGTCAAATCCGGCACGCCCAAAGCCACCCCGCTGCTGCTGCTGCACGGCTGGCCGGGCTCCTTCGTCGAGTTCCTCGACGTCATCGCTCCGCTGACCGCAGCCGGTTTCGACCTGGTCATCCCATCTCTCCCCGGCTTCGGCTTCTCGGGCCCAACCAAAGAATCGGGCTGGAACGACAGCCGCATCGCCAATGCCCTGCTCGAACTGATGACCCGCATCGGCTACCAGCGCTTCGGCGTGCAGGGTGGCGACGCCGGTGCCGTGATCGCCCCGGCAATCGCCCGTGCCGCGCCGGACCGCGTCATCGGCGTGCACGTCAACGCCGCCACCATGGGCTTCATCCCCATGGGCCCGATCGAGCCGTCCGAATTCCCCACCTTCACCGATGCCGAACGCACCCGCCTGCAACGCCTGCAGCAGTTCATGGCCGAGCGCTTCGGCTTCAACGTCCTGCAGTCGAGCCGCCCGCAGACCGTCGCCTACGGCATCTCCGACTCGCCTTCAGGCCTCATCGCCTGGCTGGGCGACATGTTCGCCGGCTTCGGCGACAGCCCCGATGCCATCGATGTGGACAAGTTCCTGACCAATGTCCTCGTCTACTGGTTCAGCGGCACCGCCGCCTCGTCGATCCGGCTCTACTACGAAAACGCCCACGACCCGGAAGCCTGGTCGCCCAAGCCGAATTCCGGCGTCCCCACCGGCGTCGCCGTCTTCGGTCGCGACGAAGTCGCCATCCGCCGCTTCGCCGAAGGTGGCAACACGATCGCCCGCTGGACCGAACTCGACACCGGCGGCCACTTCGCCGCACTGGAGGTGCCAGAGGTCTGGGCCAAGGAAGTTGTGAGCTTCTTCTCCGGCCTCAAGCGCTAA
- a CDS encoding DUF1127 domain-containing protein yields MFSTLFHKYKSWRGQRRAIHILREFDDHRLDDVGARRDNIELFVARNGNLY; encoded by the coding sequence ATGTTTTCGACCCTGTTTCATAAGTACAAGTCCTGGCGCGGCCAGCGTCGCGCCATCCACATCCTGCGCGAATTCGACGACCACCGGCTGGACGATGTCGGCGCGCGGCGCGACAACATTGAGCTCTTCGTCGCCCGCAACGGCAACCTCTACTGA